The Parus major isolate Abel chromosome Z, Parus_major1.1, whole genome shotgun sequence genome has a window encoding:
- the MSMP gene encoding prostate-associated microseminoprotein: MAMQAQKMKCAWGRLCLLLSLLLQLPGSQAKCYFQAKAPCEYEGKQFSLGESWLSTNCLLCTCLHPVGVGCCETTQHPIDFPDWCEAHYDSQTCQISVVQKANPSLPCVKSVEHEWGSAGTPEPLVNKVLGAGLSR; this comes from the exons ATGGCCATGCAAGCACAGAAGATGAAGTGTGCTTGGGGCAGGCTTTGCCTgcttctttccctccttctccagctgccgGGCTCCCAGGCCAAATGCTACTTCCAGGCTAAAG CTCCCTGTGAGTACGAAGGGAAACAGTTCTCCCTTGGGGAATCATGGCTGAGCACCAACTGCCTGCTCTGCACCTGCCTGCACCCTGTTGGCGTGGGCTGCTGCGAGAC cacccagcacccgATCGACTTCCCAGACTGGTGCGAGGCTCACTACGACTCACAGACCTGCCAGATCTCGGTAGTGCAGAAGGCCAACCCCAGCCTGCCGTGTGTGAAGAGCGTGGAGCACGAGTGGGGCTCGGCCGGCACCCCCGAGCCGCTGGTGAACAAGGTGCTGGGTGCGGGGCTGAGCAGATAG